One Neodiprion pinetum isolate iyNeoPine1 chromosome 1, iyNeoPine1.2, whole genome shotgun sequence genomic window carries:
- the Atac3 gene encoding GA-binding protein subunit beta-1 isoform X2 — MCRGAPFTTDWLGTSALHLAAQNNHTETAEVLLRAGISRDARTKVDRTPLHMAAYEGHHQMAQLLLDYGADVDSRDMLRMTPLHWAVEREHAEVMHVLLEHGADANATSKFDKTPISLALEHNRLDLVDVLQQEREILGEHPQHQNQASTAELEVATHSLMQLEAEREREQQLELQQQQEEQQLQQQQQQQQKRKLQTAQTGKKQRMIFQQIRVPSASDEEQEREMIGTDDNESQSHEDLEGEEGAEMISGVEQPLRLLQAHGITMIPVDNDSTIVENAMESGQTVVLTEAGKLALNLTRSQHMGMKRLHVTGRRGSSRKVIAIRADQILGQANSSLTSRGPNILKRTTMDNKAGKLFFASLANTTSSKPTLTQAKNIISTPKRKVASPVKTVEPTILQLNDDIEEITEEDNSGDSAVEQVMDIALLNKQLAEARRQAAEYRKQLMKKEEEAEKYKQQLKSITAQTATK; from the exons ATGTGTAGAGGCGCGCCGTTCACAACGGACTGG CTCGGTACAAGTGCCCTTCACCTCGCAGCTCAAAATAACCATACAGAAACAGCCGAAGTATTGCTTAGAGCTGGAATCTCCAGAGATGCAAGAACGAAGGTTGATCGTACGCCGCTTCACATGGCTGCATACGAGGGACATCATCAGATGGCGCAGCTGCTGCTTGACTATGGCGCCGATGTAGACAGCAGAGATATG CTGAGAATGACGCCACTCCACTGGGCGGTGGAACGAGAACATGCTGAAGTTATGCATGTTTTGTTGGAACACGGTGCTGACGCAAACGCGACAAGCAAGTTTGACAAAACGCCAATCAGCCTAGCTCTAGAGCACAATAGGCTCGATTTAGTCGATGTACTTCAACAGGAGCGAGAAATATTAGGAGAACATCCTCAGCATCAGAATCAAGCCAGTACCGCGGAACTGGAGGTTGCGACGCACAGTTTAATGCAACTTGAGGCAGAAAGAGAGCGGGAACAACAATTAGAACTTCAACAACAGCAGGAAGAACAGCAactacaacaacaacagcagcaacagcagaaaagaaaactacaAACAG ctcAAACGGGAAAGAAACAGAGAATGATATTTCAACAAATCAGAGTCCCgtcagctagcgacgaggaaCAAGAACGAGAGATGATAGGTACGGATGACAACGAAAGTCAGAGTCACGAAGACTTGGAAGGGGAGGAGGGGGCTGAAATGATTAGCGGCGTTGAACAGCCCTTAAGGTTACTTCAAGCTCACGGTATTACCATGATACCGGTAGATAATGATTCTACTATAGTAGAAAATGCTATGGAGAGTGGGCAAACTGTAGTATTGACTG AAGCTGGGAAATTGGCCCTTAATTTGACGAGATCGCAACACATGGGGATGAAGCGATTACACGTCACGGGAAGAAGAGGATCTTCGCGGAAAGTTATCGCCATTCGAGCGGACCAAATATTAGGACAAGCTAATTCTAGCCTCACGTCACGGGGACCGAATATACTAAAGAGAACCACGATGGATAATAAGGCTGGGAAGTTATTTTTCGCTTCTCTTGCCAACACAACTTCCTCAAAACCGACCCTGACGCaagcaaaaaatatcatttccaCACCTAAG CGTAAAGTAGCGTCGCCAGTTAAAACAGTCGAGCCGACGATACTGCAACTGAACGACGATATCGAGGAGATTACGGAAGAGGATAATTCCGGCGACAGTGCTGTCGAACAAGTCATGGATATCGCATTGCTCAACAAACAACTGGCCGAGGCCCGTCGACAAGCTGCCGAATATCGTAAGCAATTAATGAAGAAAGAGGAGGAGGcggaaaaatataaacaacaACTAAAGTCCATCACTGCTCAAACTGCGACGAAATAA
- the LOC124210790 gene encoding ADP-ribosylation factor-like protein 13B, translating to MHGTAHVKFILSKQKTSLNKLHGNEVIDATNKGDQSNMGNCIRAVLRKFRRKPRNEKNIVILFVGLDGAGKSLILNRIVGDLEQNVVPTMGFRTISLKHKSCNVKVYDLGGSPQIRSIWPRYYNDVHGLVYVVDASDTSRLTENRIILGDLISHENVSGKPLLLLANKQDLDGALDELDLVENLDVERVANEMRCPTRVETCSCFYAMTKSQKSTEGIINGYKWLLNTIMKNYQTLNSQVKSEPPIRNGFSVRSITSSPTPSKTESMNSDPFKPIHSLLKQNKLSGSSNCVKNGTNGKIIPLRRLLATCTNKTTPMPIEDRAEEPDLALQRTDCDSTIFQVAENNRQETVILNPLKLKPGVTNTRPFTAPDNFSRIKTEVTISTIQDQR from the exons ATGCACGGCACGGCACACGTCAAATTCATTCtgtcaaaacaaaaaacatcgTTGAACAAATTGCATGGTAATGAGGTTATAGACGCTACGAACAAAGGCGATCAGTCTAATATGGGAAATTGCATTCGTGCGgtgttgagaaaatttcgtAGAAAACCGCGGAATGAAAA GAACATTGTCATACTTTTCGTCGGGCTCGACGGTGCGGGAAAATCGCTAATTTTGAATCGTATAGTAGGAG ATCTGGAGCAAAACGTTGTACCTACGATGGGGTTCCGTACGATATCCTTGAAACACAAATCGTGCAACGTTAAGGTTTACGACCTCGGGGGAAGCCCACAAATTCGTTCGATATGGCCGAGGTACTACAACGAT GTGCATGGCCTCGTCTATGTCGTCGATGCTAGCGATACGTCCCGTCTTACAGAGAATCGAATTATTCTCGGAGATTTAATATCGCATGAAAATGTTTCAGGCAAACCGTTATTACT GTTGGCTAACAAGCAGGATTTAGACGGAGCATTAGATGAGTTAGACCTGGTTGAGAATTTAGACGTCGAGCGTGTGGCAAATGAGATGCGTTGTCCCACTCGCGTAGAAACTTGTTCCTGTTTTTATGCCATGACGAAGTCACAGAAAAGTACAGAGGGGATTATCAATGGTTACAA ATGGTTGCTGAACACAATAATGAAGAATTATCAAACGCTCAACAGCCAAGTGAAAAGCGAGCCACCAATCCGTAACGGATTTTCAGTGAGGTCAATCACCTCGTCTCCAACACCGTCAAAGACTGAATCTATGAACTCTGACCCGTTCAAACCAATACATAGTTTGTTAAAACAAAAT AAACTATCGGGATCGTCGAATTGCGTAAAGAATG GTACAAATGGGAAAATAATACCTCTGAGAAGACTGCTTGCTACGTGTACAAATAAGACAACACCTATGCCCATTGAAGATCGAGCGGAAGAGCCTGACCTGGCTCTACAGCGAACAGACTGCGACTCTACGATCTTTCAAGTGGCTGAGAATAATCGTCAGGAGACAGTTATTTTAAACCCATTGAAATTGAAACCCGGAGTGACCAACACGCGGCCATTCACAGCTCCGGATAACTTTTCTAGGATAAAAACTGAGGTAACGATATCAACAATTCAGGACCAGCGGTAG
- the Atac3 gene encoding GA-binding protein subunit beta-1 isoform X1, which produces MQSESICGNEIEGLDADTLIPVEIVSCDGPQRTRSQEALSIVELGKQLLLGARNGDTETVRDLMCRGAPFTTDWLGTSALHLAAQNNHTETAEVLLRAGISRDARTKVDRTPLHMAAYEGHHQMAQLLLDYGADVDSRDMLRMTPLHWAVEREHAEVMHVLLEHGADANATSKFDKTPISLALEHNRLDLVDVLQQEREILGEHPQHQNQASTAELEVATHSLMQLEAEREREQQLELQQQQEEQQLQQQQQQQQKRKLQTAQTGKKQRMIFQQIRVPSASDEEQEREMIGTDDNESQSHEDLEGEEGAEMISGVEQPLRLLQAHGITMIPVDNDSTIVENAMESGQTVVLTEAGKLALNLTRSQHMGMKRLHVTGRRGSSRKVIAIRADQILGQANSSLTSRGPNILKRTTMDNKAGKLFFASLANTTSSKPTLTQAKNIISTPKRKVASPVKTVEPTILQLNDDIEEITEEDNSGDSAVEQVMDIALLNKQLAEARRQAAEYRKQLMKKEEEAEKYKQQLKSITAQTATK; this is translated from the exons ATGCAATCTGAAAGTATATGTGGCAATGAAATTGAAGGACTCGATGCGGATACTCTCATTCCG GTTGAGATCGTTTCATGCGACGGGCCGCAACGCACAAGGTCGCAGGAGGCGTTGTCGATAGTCGAGCTAGGGAAGCAACTTTTGCTTGGCGCACGAAATGGCGATACGGAAACAGTTCGTGACCTGATGTGTAGAGGCGCGCCGTTCACAACGGACTGG CTCGGTACAAGTGCCCTTCACCTCGCAGCTCAAAATAACCATACAGAAACAGCCGAAGTATTGCTTAGAGCTGGAATCTCCAGAGATGCAAGAACGAAGGTTGATCGTACGCCGCTTCACATGGCTGCATACGAGGGACATCATCAGATGGCGCAGCTGCTGCTTGACTATGGCGCCGATGTAGACAGCAGAGATATG CTGAGAATGACGCCACTCCACTGGGCGGTGGAACGAGAACATGCTGAAGTTATGCATGTTTTGTTGGAACACGGTGCTGACGCAAACGCGACAAGCAAGTTTGACAAAACGCCAATCAGCCTAGCTCTAGAGCACAATAGGCTCGATTTAGTCGATGTACTTCAACAGGAGCGAGAAATATTAGGAGAACATCCTCAGCATCAGAATCAAGCCAGTACCGCGGAACTGGAGGTTGCGACGCACAGTTTAATGCAACTTGAGGCAGAAAGAGAGCGGGAACAACAATTAGAACTTCAACAACAGCAGGAAGAACAGCAactacaacaacaacagcagcaacagcagaaaagaaaactacaAACAG ctcAAACGGGAAAGAAACAGAGAATGATATTTCAACAAATCAGAGTCCCgtcagctagcgacgaggaaCAAGAACGAGAGATGATAGGTACGGATGACAACGAAAGTCAGAGTCACGAAGACTTGGAAGGGGAGGAGGGGGCTGAAATGATTAGCGGCGTTGAACAGCCCTTAAGGTTACTTCAAGCTCACGGTATTACCATGATACCGGTAGATAATGATTCTACTATAGTAGAAAATGCTATGGAGAGTGGGCAAACTGTAGTATTGACTG AAGCTGGGAAATTGGCCCTTAATTTGACGAGATCGCAACACATGGGGATGAAGCGATTACACGTCACGGGAAGAAGAGGATCTTCGCGGAAAGTTATCGCCATTCGAGCGGACCAAATATTAGGACAAGCTAATTCTAGCCTCACGTCACGGGGACCGAATATACTAAAGAGAACCACGATGGATAATAAGGCTGGGAAGTTATTTTTCGCTTCTCTTGCCAACACAACTTCCTCAAAACCGACCCTGACGCaagcaaaaaatatcatttccaCACCTAAG CGTAAAGTAGCGTCGCCAGTTAAAACAGTCGAGCCGACGATACTGCAACTGAACGACGATATCGAGGAGATTACGGAAGAGGATAATTCCGGCGACAGTGCTGTCGAACAAGTCATGGATATCGCATTGCTCAACAAACAACTGGCCGAGGCCCGTCGACAAGCTGCCGAATATCGTAAGCAATTAATGAAGAAAGAGGAGGAGGcggaaaaatataaacaacaACTAAAGTCCATCACTGCTCAAACTGCGACGAAATAA
- the LOC124210791 gene encoding dynein regulatory complex protein 9: MLGDEDLASFFARGDPDRQAVVRGVKNGTEVRLRTWEKDVIVSSLEECLEQMAAILQRNNLKKTGTNLNFVPTDVRYLDLIKSRLLYTSEERAIKDMETEAVFQKLTSDSTKLVNILENTVQELRSSGSFQVLTTIPKSFTDAQTEEYSILTKAEKNNEEVKRLRELIAQERTANESERRKCVEKLSTVLREMEAQQAKGRASIAYVSAWEKARCEQNIARCRFAEKDLRRTLEKLEIDEKNENRITGDIEAFLCDNIAENEELTIGWEKRHDREWTEYTNEIGRLEKKIKLEKTALELLKEEQREKQSFIDTYLAEKEADRRKKELEEHVRKSTIKIQAWWRGVMVRQKFGPYRPEEKKKKRPAKSKK; the protein is encoded by the exons ATGCTCGGGGATGAAGACTTGGCTTCGTTTTTCGCCCGAGGGGATCCCGATCGTCAG GCGGTCGTTCGTGGGGTAAAAAATGGAACGGAAGTTCGTTTAAGGACCTGGGAAAAAGACGTAATAGTATCGTCCCTGGAAGAATGCCTCGAACAAATGGCAGCGATCCTTCAAAGGaacaatttgaagaaaactgGTACTAATTTGAACTTCGTGCCGACCGACGTGAG GTATTTGGATCTGATCAAGTCACGTTTACTCTACACCAGCGAGGAGCGAGCCATAAAGGATATGGAGACGGAAGCTGTTTTTCAAAAGCTCACAAGCGACAG TACAAAGCTGGTAAACATCCTGGAGAATACAGTCCAGGAGTTGCGGTCAAGCGGATCGTTCCAAGTCCTGACAACGATCCCGAAAAGTTTTACCGACGCACAAACAGAGGAATATTCGATCCTCACCAAAGCGGAGAAAAACAACGAGGAGGTGAAACGGCTGCGAGAGCTAATCGCTCAAGAGAGAACAGCCAACGAATCGGAGAGGAGAAAATGTGTCGAAAAATTGTCGACGGTTTTG AGAGAAATGGAGGCACAACAGGCAAAGGGCAGAGCGTCGATCGCGTACGTTTCTGCTTGGGAGAAAGCCAGATGCGAACAGAACATAGCGCGCTGTCGTTTCGCGGAGAAAGACTTACGCCGAACTCTGGAGAAGCTCGAGATAgacgagaaaaatgaaaatcgtatcACCGGAGACATCGAAGCTTTCTTGTGCGACAACATCGCG GAAAATGAGGAGCTGACAATCGGCTGGGAGAAACGACACGATCGAGAATGGACCGAGTATACGAACGAGATCGGGAGGCTGGAGAAGAAGATAAAGTTGGAGAAAACAGCGTTGGAGCTACTGAAGGAAGAG CAACGAGAGAAACAGAGTTTCATCGACACGTACTTGGCGGAGAAAGAAGCTGATCGCAGGAAGAAAGAGCTCGAGGAACACGTGCGAAAAAGTACGATTAAAATTCAAGCCTGGTGGCGGGGTGTTATGGTGCGCCAAAAGTTCGGCCCGTACAGACccgaagaaaagaagaagaaacgccCGGCTAAGAGCAAGAAATGA
- the CCHa1 gene encoding uncharacterized protein CCHa1, with translation MQENRANVSSSSKGHAFALNAVTRSLMFMLVFCFAGCAAGSCLSYGHSCWGAHGKRSGQHNYPAGGNHPENDERPAIPGGSGNEAAGQSLQDRWVLSRLVTRQLSAPAGAQEFQENWYNSNKGRGHGRSWDSNDVGVSSPVESVKALRRDEVEAENDDDDDDEEEDEEGEEEIRDEEVVVPRVMSRETREQVLESRDISDDDELVLLPPSNSRFKPIGQSHRLRLFKILNGSAGKLK, from the exons ATGCAGGAAAATCGGGCGAACGTTTCCTCGTCGAGTAAAGGCCACGCTTTTGCCCTCAACGCGGTCACGAGATCGTTAATGTTCATGCTTGTTTTCTGCTTCGCCGGATGCGCCGCTG gCTCCTGTCTCAGCTACGGACACTCGTGTTGGGGCG CTCACGGGAAAAGAAGCGGCCAGCATAATTACCCGGCCGGTGGTAACCATCCGGAGAACGACGAGCGTCCGGCGATTCCGGGAGGTTCTGGAAACGAAGCTGCTGGTCAGTCGCTGCAGGATCGGTGGGTGCTTTCGCGACTCGTTACACGCCAGCTTTCCGCCCCCGCAGGGGCGCAAGAATTCCAAGAAAATTGGTACAACTCGAATAAAGGACGAGGGCACGGTCGCAGCTGGGACTCTAACGACGTCGGCGTCTCTTCACCGGTCGAAAGCGTGAAAGCTCTACGACG AGACGAAGTGGAGGCCgagaacgacgacgacgacgacgacgaggaggaggatgaggagggggaggaggaaatACGCGACGAGGAGGTCGTTGTTCCCCGGGTTATGTCGCGGGAGACACGAGAGCAGGTTTTGGAATCGCGAGACATTTCGGACGACGATGAACTGGTACTTTTGCCACCCTCCAACAGCCGTTTCAAACCGATCGGACAATCGCACAGGCTGAGATTATTCAAGATTTTG AACGGATCAGCTGGAAAATTGAAGTAA